A genomic stretch from Myxococcales bacterium includes:
- a CDS encoding DUF3108 domain-containing protein, translated as MKTDQIKNECCRDEVARDRRGFLQGGLAALAGLWLLGEPGLGSLLKIDWRNAQAEETATAPDATEPTGLAKAVRFNTSIQKPFLNEKLAFDITFAGAKTASGLITFKQTDNNEYTASVEGTISGLVGAMTPFQKVVMTSVMHPIKTKAGERFVTKTFYRKTIRTSGTTESRHEFDYLRRKWTYTRVKDGKRDKGPVNRKIKEGVYYDDFVNILYNFRAQAYGAVKPGLKMTLNTMPWDRSLKINGKNVKKTATVVDVFVPADGQMSEKDRAWLKEVGGDLLVIVTLDPDVYEIKSGQAKLAGVRNGLTPRGAWIEDALLFGDVKAKYKG; from the coding sequence TTGAAAACCGATCAGATAAAAAACGAGTGTTGTCGGGACGAAGTGGCCCGGGATCGCCGCGGCTTTCTCCAGGGCGGCCTCGCGGCCCTCGCCGGCCTGTGGCTGCTGGGCGAACCCGGCTTGGGCTCGCTGCTGAAAATCGACTGGCGCAACGCCCAGGCCGAGGAAACGGCCACCGCGCCCGATGCGACCGAGCCGACCGGCCTGGCCAAGGCCGTCCGCTTCAACACGTCGATCCAAAAACCCTTCCTCAACGAAAAGCTGGCGTTCGACATCACCTTCGCCGGCGCCAAGACCGCGTCGGGATTGATCACCTTCAAGCAGACCGACAACAACGAGTACACCGCCTCGGTCGAGGGCACCATCAGCGGCCTGGTCGGCGCGATGACGCCTTTCCAAAAGGTCGTCATGACCTCGGTGATGCACCCCATCAAAACCAAGGCGGGCGAACGGTTCGTCACCAAGACGTTTTACCGTAAGACGATCCGCACCTCGGGCACGACGGAAAGCCGGCACGAGTTCGATTACCTGCGCCGCAAATGGACGTACACGCGCGTGAAGGACGGCAAACGCGACAAGGGGCCCGTCAACCGCAAGATCAAAGAGGGCGTGTACTACGACGATTTCGTCAACATCCTGTACAACTTCCGCGCCCAGGCCTACGGCGCCGTCAAACCGGGCCTGAAAATGACCCTGAACACGATGCCGTGGGATCGCTCGCTCAAGATCAACGGGAAAAACGTCAAGAAAACCGCGACGGTCGTCGATGTTTTCGTGCCCGCCGACGGCCAGATGAGCGAGAAAGATCGCGCCTGGTTGAAGGAAGTGGGCGGCGATCTGCTGGTGATCGTCACCCTCGACCCGGACGTTTACGAAATCAAATCCGGCCAGGCCAAACTGGCCGGCGTCCGCAACGGCCTGACGCCCCGCGGCGCCTGGATCGAGGACGCCCTGCTCTTCGGCGACGTGAAGGCCAAGTACAAGGGGTAA
- the mltG gene encoding endolytic transglycosylase MltG → MTEGLFASGEPRKITFWAFTAFLLAGLAVAAVAMAYLMRQAPGSPKDPPITLIIAPGAAPADIAAQLEKSALIADRRGFLLLARYRGQDIKLKAGEYQIARGLPLKEVLGILVAGKTVLHRFTVIPGQTAAQVAAALKSEGVDPRNEAAALMNDAAFAASLGVPAKRLEGYLYPETYAYERGEDARALLARMVAQFDKIWKSKLADTAAKQGQSRERIVTLASIIEKESGYSPERPLIARVFFNRLAEKMPLQADPTVIYGLGDKYKGDLTREHLATDTPFNTYTRPGLPPGPICNPSLDALEAALSPAEGSWLYFVANDEGRHAFSTTYGEHQLKVNRYQRQGAGE, encoded by the coding sequence ATGACCGAAGGGTTGTTCGCTTCCGGGGAACCCCGGAAAATCACCTTTTGGGCGTTTACCGCCTTCCTGCTGGCCGGCCTGGCCGTCGCCGCGGTGGCCATGGCCTATCTGATGCGCCAGGCGCCGGGTTCGCCGAAAGATCCCCCGATCACGCTGATCATCGCGCCGGGCGCCGCGCCGGCCGATATCGCCGCTCAACTGGAAAAATCCGCCCTGATCGCCGACCGGCGCGGCTTCCTACTGCTGGCCCGTTACCGCGGACAGGACATCAAATTGAAGGCCGGCGAATATCAGATCGCCCGCGGCCTGCCGCTTAAGGAAGTGCTGGGCATTCTGGTCGCCGGTAAAACCGTGCTGCATCGCTTTACCGTGATACCCGGGCAGACCGCCGCCCAGGTGGCCGCCGCCTTGAAAAGCGAGGGCGTCGACCCGCGCAACGAGGCCGCCGCACTGATGAACGACGCCGCCTTCGCTGCCTCGCTCGGCGTGCCGGCCAAGCGCCTGGAGGGCTATCTCTACCCCGAAACCTACGCCTACGAGCGCGGGGAGGACGCCCGCGCCCTGCTGGCGCGCATGGTCGCCCAATTCGACAAAATCTGGAAAAGCAAACTGGCCGACACGGCGGCGAAACAGGGCCAAAGCCGGGAACGAATCGTCACCCTGGCGAGCATCATCGAGAAGGAAAGCGGTTATTCGCCCGAACGGCCGCTGATCGCCCGGGTCTTTTTCAACCGCCTCGCGGAAAAGATGCCTCTGCAAGCCGATCCGACCGTCATTTACGGCCTGGGCGACAAATACAAGGGCGACCTGACCCGCGAACACCTCGCGACCGACACGCCGTTCAACACCTACACGCGGCCGGGGCTGCCGCCGGGGCCGATCTGCAATCCCAGCCTCGACGCCCTGGAAGCGGCGCTGTCGCCGGCGGAGGGTTCGTGGCTGTATTTCGTCGCCAACGACGAGGGCCGGCACGCGTTTTCCACCACTTATGGCGAACACCAGCTCAAGGTGAATCGCTATCAGCGTCAGGGCGCGGGCGAATGA
- a CDS encoding ABC transporter permease subunit: protein MRMLAVSRFTLLRLSRTRYILAGLILIALILLTYLANAAGGAPASLNDLVWPHNLARWLLWLAAIWLGINLVHDDRADGTLRSTLTRPISLLETLFGKLLGGWLALALLAAGVAVALTVAALLKGVPFHPAMLTFQLALLPGHLLVLSLALCLGQAMPRFAAAVLVLFADDGFYTAKALARAAEWLPGGLVATITPIAKALYWLSPSVSLFYLSFRDFVYQPPEAAVWLLGLPYTIHYAFLAGLLAAALLGRKEL from the coding sequence ATGAGAATGCTCGCCGTTTCCCGCTTCACGCTGCTGCGCCTGTCGCGGACGCGCTACATCCTGGCCGGTTTGATCCTCATCGCCCTGATTCTGCTGACGTACCTGGCCAACGCCGCGGGCGGCGCCCCGGCGAGCCTCAACGACCTGGTCTGGCCGCACAACCTGGCGCGCTGGCTGCTCTGGCTGGCGGCGATCTGGCTCGGCATCAACCTGGTGCACGACGACCGGGCCGACGGTACGCTGCGCAGTACGCTGACCCGGCCGATCAGCCTGCTGGAAACCCTTTTCGGCAAACTGCTCGGCGGCTGGCTCGCGCTCGCCCTGCTGGCGGCAGGCGTCGCCGTCGCCCTGACCGTCGCGGCCCTGCTCAAGGGCGTGCCGTTCCATCCGGCGATGCTGACCTTCCAACTGGCGCTGCTGCCGGGGCATTTGCTGGTGCTGTCGCTGGCGCTCTGCCTGGGGCAGGCGATGCCGCGTTTCGCGGCGGCGGTGCTGGTGCTGTTCGCCGACGACGGTTTTTACACCGCCAAGGCCCTGGCCCGGGCGGCGGAATGGTTGCCGGGCGGCCTGGTCGCGACGATCACCCCGATCGCCAAGGCGCTGTATTGGCTGAGCCCGTCGGTTTCGCTGTTTTACCTTTCTTTCCGCGACTTTGTGTACCAGCCGCCCGAGGCCGCCGTCTGGCTGCTCGGCCTGCCCTACACGATCCACTACGCCTTTCTGGCCGGCCTGCTGGCCGCCGCCCTCCTCGGCCGGAAAGAGTTGTAA
- a CDS encoding TlpA family protein disulfide reductase translates to MTDRFGKWLGNRRLAVALLAAAVLLGLPLHLAVKRLAERDLLAEGRRAPVLQGPTLAGGAYDSFRDRGRVLVIVFLDPTLASSDEQGKALAAWRDKYNDDRAVFITVLTDGAPEAASRFAARYGLNEAEVVIDRGATRRQPFKVKRYPTVYVIDRIGVVRYAREGVVGARKGAFLRALEDALPPAGSRLEPRQP, encoded by the coding sequence ATGACCGACCGTTTCGGCAAATGGCTCGGCAACCGCCGGCTGGCCGTGGCGCTCCTCGCCGCCGCCGTCTTGCTCGGCCTGCCGCTGCACCTGGCGGTCAAACGCCTCGCCGAACGCGACCTGCTGGCCGAAGGGCGGCGCGCGCCGGTGCTGCAAGGGCCGACGCTGGCCGGCGGGGCGTACGATTCGTTCCGCGACCGCGGCCGGGTGCTGGTGATCGTCTTCCTCGACCCGACCCTGGCCTCGAGCGACGAACAAGGCAAGGCGCTGGCCGCCTGGCGCGACAAGTACAACGACGACCGGGCGGTTTTTATCACCGTGCTGACCGACGGCGCGCCGGAAGCGGCCAGCCGTTTCGCCGCGCGCTACGGCCTGAACGAGGCCGAGGTGGTGATCGATCGCGGCGCGACGCGGCGGCAGCCGTTTAAAGTCAAACGCTATCCAACCGTTTACGTGATCGACCGGATCGGCGTGGTCCGCTACGCCCGCGAGGGCGTGGTCGGAGCGCGCAAAGGCGCGTTTCTCCGCGCCCTGGAAGACGCGCTGCCGCCGGCCGGCAGCCGCTTGGAGCCGCGTCAACCATGA
- the bamD gene encoding outer membrane protein assembly factor BamD: MIRRVSLFCALVGLAWAVSAAGEDLAALYQKALKAFYAGEYVDAESDFATVYRLAPQAPYAADAAFKAGEAAFRQERYAAAVRHFSHYLRAYPIGSSADEVKIRLAQARQKADRIDQILPLPEVRTEWPRLVAAWADQLPLDYGKDVEKYLGSLAKNGYNAVVINAYKLPGAAPLTREEGPACPAGAYFASATVPVCRDQLDDWIANAHKFNLRLIAVLPVRTLVQNAAPEQWDRRFDPKTNELAADPRALDLFAPGAPERLAQIAAELAAAGPDAIWFGGDLEFAPDEGYSAGAIAAAEQSFNRPIDAPKLLAALSFDSGGRARQGLADPAFAALCEARSGRLVAVLGQLIAAVKKVHPSCRLGAIVSAAAVADPMAALRDDGLDLDGLAGLPLDQLAADLDWRSWKLTRGLTAQKAYASMSDLSAQLARVVGRPERGAAIFRGQSASAARPLPRWEIEGGIAAFMAGRTFGLVLAPPLAGPVAGLLTAPAEPGGEPGKTE; the protein is encoded by the coding sequence ATGATTCGACGCGTCAGCCTTTTCTGCGCCCTGGTGGGCCTGGCCTGGGCCGTTTCGGCCGCCGGCGAGGACCTGGCGGCGCTGTATCAAAAAGCGCTCAAGGCCTTTTACGCCGGCGAGTACGTCGACGCCGAAAGCGATTTCGCCACGGTCTATCGCCTGGCGCCCCAGGCGCCGTACGCGGCGGACGCGGCGTTCAAGGCGGGCGAGGCGGCGTTTCGCCAGGAACGCTACGCGGCGGCGGTGCGGCATTTCAGCCACTACCTGCGCGCCTACCCGATCGGTTCGTCCGCCGACGAGGTGAAAATCCGCCTGGCGCAGGCGCGGCAAAAGGCCGACCGGATCGACCAAATCCTGCCGCTGCCGGAGGTGCGGACCGAGTGGCCCCGGCTCGTCGCCGCCTGGGCCGACCAACTGCCGCTCGACTACGGCAAGGACGTCGAAAAATACCTCGGCTCGCTGGCCAAGAACGGTTACAACGCCGTGGTGATCAACGCCTACAAGCTGCCCGGCGCCGCGCCGCTCACCCGCGAGGAAGGGCCGGCCTGCCCGGCGGGCGCCTATTTCGCCTCGGCGACCGTGCCGGTCTGCCGCGATCAACTCGACGATTGGATCGCCAACGCCCACAAGTTCAACCTGCGGCTGATCGCCGTGCTGCCGGTCCGTACGCTGGTGCAGAACGCCGCGCCGGAGCAGTGGGATCGCCGCTTCGACCCGAAAACCAACGAGCTGGCAGCCGATCCCCGGGCGCTGGACCTGTTCGCCCCCGGCGCGCCCGAGCGTCTGGCGCAAATCGCCGCCGAGCTGGCCGCCGCCGGTCCCGACGCCATCTGGTTCGGCGGCGACCTCGAATTCGCGCCCGACGAGGGTTATTCCGCCGGCGCGATCGCCGCGGCCGAACAGAGTTTCAATCGCCCCATCGACGCGCCGAAATTGCTGGCCGCGCTGTCCTTCGACTCCGGCGGCCGCGCCCGGCAGGGGCTGGCCGATCCGGCGTTTGCCGCCTTGTGCGAAGCCCGCTCCGGCCGCCTGGTGGCGGTGCTCGGGCAGTTGATCGCGGCGGTGAAAAAGGTGCACCCGTCCTGCCGCCTGGGGGCGATCGTGTCGGCGGCGGCGGTCGCCGACCCGATGGCCGCCCTGCGCGACGACGGGCTGGACCTCGACGGCCTGGCGGGCCTGCCGCTCGACCAACTGGCGGCGGACCTCGACTGGCGGTCGTGGAAACTGACGCGCGGTTTGACAGCCCAAAAGGCCTATGCTTCGATGAGCGATCTTTCCGCCCAACTGGCCCGCGTCGTCGGGCGTCCCGAACGGGGCGCGGCGATCTTCCGCGGCCAGTCGGCCAGCGCCGCGCGGCCGTTGCCGCGCTGGGAAATCGAGGGCGGCATCGCGGCCTTCATGGCCGGCCGGACGTTCGGCCTGGTGCTGGCGCCGCCGCTGGCCGGACCCGTCGCCGGGCTGCTGACCGCGCCGGCCGAACCGGGCGGCGAACCGGGGAAAACCGAATGA
- a CDS encoding alpha/beta hydrolase, producing MAIFEILSGLGGVAVLDVLAAKVFERFYRNERRPEAVHFTTTEDGWTLALHQYDPPAGVARKRPVICCHGLSGNHHGFDLTARTSLARFLAAAGHPTFLLDLRCAGLSDKGRVLGGKAIAWKLSDHYRFDAPAAIRKVLELTGADRLHWIGHSMGGMIAYAFLQTPLADQISRCVILASPAKFDAMRPLHRFGFLLKAIPAVPLRTFTQSTAPLFESVKFLQKMSGNLNLLPGHAALSAVNCQDQTPSALLRDFTRFIDAGHFVGDDGADLVAGLDRVRTPMLFMVGAADELAANGSIQAAYEACGAAEKDLVLLGTRHGQRTEYGHLTILLGGNVYEEVFPRITAWLAKG from the coding sequence ATGGCGATTTTCGAAATCCTTTCGGGCCTCGGCGGCGTGGCGGTGCTGGATGTGCTGGCCGCCAAGGTGTTCGAGCGGTTCTACCGCAACGAACGCCGCCCCGAGGCGGTGCATTTCACGACCACCGAAGACGGCTGGACGCTGGCGCTGCACCAGTACGATCCGCCCGCCGGCGTCGCCCGGAAACGGCCGGTGATCTGCTGCCACGGCCTGTCGGGCAATCACCACGGCTTCGACCTGACCGCCCGCACGAGCCTGGCGCGGTTTCTGGCCGCGGCCGGCCATCCGACCTTCCTGCTGGACCTGCGCTGCGCGGGCTTGTCGGACAAGGGCCGCGTCCTCGGCGGCAAGGCCATCGCCTGGAAACTCTCGGACCACTACCGCTTCGACGCGCCGGCCGCGATCCGCAAGGTGCTCGAACTGACCGGCGCCGACCGCCTGCACTGGATCGGCCACAGCATGGGCGGCATGATCGCCTACGCCTTCTTGCAGACGCCGCTCGCCGATCAAATCTCGCGCTGCGTCATCCTGGCCAGCCCGGCGAAATTCGACGCCATGCGCCCGCTTCACCGGTTCGGCTTCCTGCTCAAGGCGATTCCCGCCGTCCCGCTGCGAACCTTCACGCAGAGCACCGCGCCGCTGTTCGAGTCGGTGAAGTTTCTGCAAAAAATGAGCGGCAACCTCAATCTGCTGCCCGGCCACGCCGCGCTGTCGGCGGTCAACTGCCAGGACCAGACTCCGTCGGCGCTGCTGCGCGACTTCACGCGGTTCATCGACGCCGGCCATTTCGTCGGCGACGACGGCGCCGACCTGGTGGCGGGCCTGGACCGCGTCCGGACGCCGATGCTGTTCATGGTGGGCGCGGCGGACGAGTTGGCCGCGAACGGTTCGATCCAGGCCGCCTACGAAGCCTGCGGCGCCGCCGAGAAGGACCTGGTCCTGCTCGGGACGCGGCACGGGCAGCGCACCGAGTACGGCCACCTGACGATCCTCCTGGGCGGAAACGTTTACGAGGAAGTCTTCCCGCGCATCACCGCCTGGCTGGCCAAGGGTTGA
- a CDS encoding ABC transporter ATP-binding protein, with translation MNEPLIELVEATKIFRARRGAVRALDQVSFTVREGDVFGLLGANGAGKTTALRCILNLTRLNAGRLLVLGRERPDRRTLFARAAYLPEEPQFFQGATGREHLAYFGRLCGLRGPELRGRVAEVLRLVGLESSADRPIATYSKGMKQRAGIAGAILHRPKLFFLDEPTRGLDPIGRREIRDLLQKLAADGVTLFLNSHLLGEVERLCNRIAILDKGRLRAEGLLADLLTKTELIDVRFSLPESVPPAAFPEAERAPGGLWKEAVPDTAALAALAGRIAAAGGRVVSAQAARVELEDYFIRVVREGEPA, from the coding sequence ATGAACGAACCGCTCATCGAATTGGTCGAAGCAACCAAAATCTTTCGCGCGCGGCGCGGCGCGGTGCGGGCGCTGGACCAGGTTTCCTTCACCGTGCGGGAAGGCGACGTCTTCGGGCTGCTGGGCGCCAACGGAGCCGGCAAAACCACCGCCCTGCGTTGCATCCTCAACCTGACGCGGCTGAACGCCGGCCGGCTGCTGGTCCTGGGGCGCGAACGGCCCGACCGGCGGACGCTGTTCGCCCGGGCGGCGTATCTGCCCGAGGAACCGCAATTCTTCCAAGGCGCCACCGGACGCGAACACCTGGCCTACTTCGGCCGCCTGTGCGGCCTGCGCGGCCCCGAACTGCGCGGGCGGGTCGCGGAGGTTTTGCGCCTGGTCGGACTGGAAAGCTCGGCCGACCGGCCCATCGCCACTTACAGCAAGGGCATGAAGCAGCGGGCGGGCATCGCCGGCGCGATCCTGCACCGGCCGAAGCTGTTTTTCCTCGACGAGCCGACGCGCGGCCTGGACCCTATCGGGCGGCGCGAGATTCGCGACCTGTTGCAAAAGCTGGCCGCCGACGGCGTGACCCTGTTCCTCAACAGCCATCTGTTGGGCGAGGTCGAACGGCTGTGCAACCGCATCGCCATACTGGATAAGGGCCGGTTGCGGGCCGAAGGTCTGCTGGCCGACCTGTTGACGAAGACCGAGTTGATCGACGTGCGCTTTTCGCTGCCCGAAAGCGTGCCGCCCGCGGCTTTTCCCGAGGCCGAACGGGCCCCGGGTGGGCTATGGAAGGAGGCGGTGCCCGATACGGCGGCGCTGGCGGCGCTGGCCGGGCGGATCGCGGCGGCCGGCGGGCGCGTCGTCTCGGCCCAGGCGGCGCGCGTCGAACTGGAAGACTACTTCATTCGCGTCGTGCGGGAAGGAGAACCGGCATGA
- a CDS encoding Glu/Leu/Phe/Val dehydrogenase → MSGKSYNPFQMAQAQFDHVADLLDLESGARELLRNPMREYHFNIPVRMDDGTCRVFRGFRVQHNDARGPGKGGIRFHPQETADTVRALSMWMTWKCSVVDIPLGGSKGGVVCDPHNLSLREQEQICRGWVRQIARDIGPLRDVPAPDIMTSAQHMLWMLDEFEAITGGRYPGLITGKPVGLGGSLGRTEATGFGLVYTLREALKQLGIRPADTVASVQGFGNVAQYAIKLYSQLGGKVVCVSCWDQGDNASYSFRKKDGVDLDQLQSITDRFGGIDKAKARDLGYEVLGGDAWLEQDVDILMPCAMENQIREDNVGKISSRVKIVAEGANGPTTPEADKVFGQKNVFLLPDFLANAGGVTCSYFEQVQSNMNYYWEKDEVLGKLDLKMTSAFLSVYELAKKRQLYMRDAAYVIAVNRVVEACRARAWI, encoded by the coding sequence ATGAGTGGCAAGAGTTACAACCCGTTCCAGATGGCTCAAGCGCAATTCGATCACGTCGCCGACCTGCTCGATCTGGAATCGGGGGCGCGCGAGTTGCTGCGCAACCCGATGCGCGAGTACCACTTCAATATTCCCGTCCGCATGGACGACGGCACCTGCCGGGTCTTCCGCGGTTTCCGCGTGCAGCACAACGACGCGCGCGGCCCGGGCAAGGGCGGCATTCGCTTCCACCCGCAGGAAACGGCCGACACCGTCCGCGCCCTGTCGATGTGGATGACCTGGAAATGCTCGGTGGTGGACATCCCGCTCGGCGGCAGCAAGGGTGGCGTGGTTTGCGATCCGCACAACCTGAGCCTGCGCGAGCAGGAACAGATCTGCCGCGGCTGGGTCCGCCAGATCGCCCGCGACATCGGCCCGCTGCGCGACGTACCGGCGCCCGACATCATGACCAGCGCCCAGCACATGCTGTGGATGCTCGACGAATTCGAAGCCATCACCGGCGGCCGTTACCCCGGCCTGATCACCGGCAAACCGGTCGGCCTGGGCGGCTCGCTCGGCCGTACAGAAGCCACCGGCTTCGGCCTGGTTTACACCCTGCGCGAGGCGCTGAAGCAGCTCGGCATCCGCCCGGCGGACACCGTTGCCAGCGTCCAGGGCTTCGGCAACGTCGCTCAGTACGCCATCAAGCTGTATTCCCAGCTCGGCGGCAAGGTGGTTTGCGTTTCGTGCTGGGACCAGGGCGACAACGCTTCCTACTCGTTCCGCAAGAAGGACGGCGTCGACCTCGATCAGTTGCAATCGATCACCGACCGGTTCGGCGGCATCGACAAGGCCAAGGCGCGCGACCTGGGCTATGAAGTGCTCGGCGGCGACGCCTGGCTGGAGCAGGACGTCGATATCCTGATGCCCTGCGCGATGGAAAACCAGATCCGCGAGGACAACGTGGGCAAGATCAGCTCGCGGGTGAAGATCGTCGCCGAGGGCGCCAACGGCCCGACGACGCCCGAGGCCGACAAGGTGTTCGGGCAAAAGAACGTCTTCCTGCTGCCCGATTTCCTCGCCAACGCCGGCGGCGTGACCTGCAGCTACTTCGAGCAGGTGCAGTCGAACATGAACTACTACTGGGAAAAGGACGAGGTGCTGGGCAAGCTCGACCTCAAGATGACCTCGGCCTTCCTGTCGGTGTATGAACTGGCCAAGAAGCGCCAGCTCTACATGCGCGACGCGGCCTACGTCATCGCCGTCAACCGGGTCGTCGAGGCCTGCCGCGCCCGCGCCTGGATTTAA
- a CDS encoding polyprenyl synthetase family protein, with protein MDLNQYLANGAARVETRLRELTVGDAGPFHLVKEAMEYSLFAGGKRIRPILCLAACEACGGDEDVALTIGCALEMIHTYTLIHDDLPAMDNDDLRRGRPSNHVVYGEAQALLAGCGLLTWAYEVLTLPGRQGRMPAATALRLIAETSQAIGWQGTMGGQSLDMIFTQRGHSTRDELQFMEQAKTGKLIVTAIRDGALAAGADETAVERLTRFGDLIGLAFQVADDILDVVAEEGKLGKPIGSDLRQGKTTWVDHLGLDEARRYLQSLLAEALIAIESFDDQAAHLRGLAHFIVERAY; from the coding sequence ATGGATCTGAACCAATACCTGGCGAACGGCGCGGCGCGAGTGGAAACGCGGCTGCGGGAATTGACGGTGGGCGACGCGGGACCGTTCCATCTGGTCAAGGAAGCGATGGAATATTCGCTCTTCGCGGGCGGCAAACGGATCCGTCCGATCCTGTGCCTGGCCGCCTGCGAGGCCTGCGGCGGCGACGAGGACGTCGCGCTGACCATCGGCTGCGCCCTGGAGATGATTCACACCTACACGTTGATCCACGACGACCTGCCGGCGATGGACAACGATGATCTGCGGCGCGGCCGGCCCTCGAACCACGTGGTCTACGGCGAAGCCCAGGCGCTGCTGGCCGGCTGCGGCCTGCTGACGTGGGCTTACGAGGTGCTGACCCTGCCGGGCCGCCAGGGCCGGATGCCCGCCGCGACGGCGCTGCGCCTCATCGCCGAAACCAGTCAGGCGATCGGCTGGCAGGGCACGATGGGCGGCCAGAGCCTCGACATGATCTTCACCCAACGCGGCCATTCCACCCGCGACGAATTGCAATTCATGGAACAGGCCAAAACCGGCAAGCTCATCGTGACCGCGATCCGCGACGGCGCCCTTGCCGCCGGCGCCGATGAAACCGCCGTCGAGCGGCTGACCCGCTTCGGCGATCTCATCGGCCTCGCCTTCCAGGTCGCCGACGACATTCTCGACGTCGTCGCCGAGGAGGGCAAACTGGGCAAGCCGATCGGTTCCGACCTGCGGCAGGGCAAGACCACCTGGGTCGACCACCTGGGCCTGGACGAGGCTCGCCGGTATTTGCAAAGCCTGCTGGCCGAGGCCCTGATCGCCATCGAATCGTTCGACGACCAAGCCGCACATTTGCGCGGCCTGGCGCATTTCATCGTCGAGCGCGCCTACTGA